GGATGGCATTTCATCCGTGTAATGCCTTGGACGGCCGATGGCGATCCGATTCCGCTGGAAGCGGATTCCGCCTCCGAGGGCGCAAGACGTTCCTACGAGAGCGAACCTTTCTACGTCCTGCCCGGTGGCAACATCGAGGAAGAACCACCCCAACGCGCCATACCCATTGAGCAGAGCCTGGAGCATGCGCGTTTCCGGCTGCAACTGACTGCCCTGGGCGATGAACGCGATCCCGATGATATCGCCATCAGTGGTGTCGCCTGGGCCGAGGGCGGTCGTTCCAAGAAGACCTCTCGCCAGGAAACCCTACACGCAAAATTCGGTCGTGAGGGCGCGGTTCAGATTCCGCTTTCGCGTATGCTCAAAACCATCGAGCAGCGCGTCTTGGCGGAGCCTAAGCACCCGTCAGGCTGGCGAATGCAGATCAATCTGGATACCGCGGAGCCGCCTTCCGAGGTTGGACTCACGCTGCCATCTTCCGCCGCGATGGCTTCCTTCTTGGCTGCCCGCGAAGAGTTTTTTGCAGCAGTGCGCAAAGACACTGCCGAGCTGATCATGCAGGGGCTTTCGTTCCGCGACTCGGAAAGGGAATGCCTCGCGTATGCTGAAAGCTACCTTGACTTGGTCAGGAACCTCATCCGTCAGGCCGAGACGACTTCTGGTGCCGAGCGTCAGCAACACTTGCAAGCGCTCAAAAATGTGCTGGCCGTCGATTCCATTCATGTCATCTTGACCGACTTCGGTGGAAGGCACCGGGAGGCTGTTTTGGTCTCCCCAACCCATCCGCTTCGTGCCTTGTGGCTGAGCAGTTGGGTCGCCCTGGGTAAGGATTGGATTGAGAAGATCAAGTCAGGCGGAAAGGATCACATTCCTCACGTCCGTTCCGCGCTGTTGGATGGCCTTGTGCCCTCTGCCTATCCGGTCGGTATTCCCGTCGAGGATGGCCGCATCTTCACTCCGGTGGACAACCTGAATGCTTTCTGGGCGCTCTACGCCCCGACGACCGAGGAAAATTCCCGTGGTCTGATGGCGGAAATCTGTTCAGCGCTCGGCTTGGCCGAGCCCTCTGCGGCGGGATCAGATATTTCCGGACAAGTCATTGCGGACAAGATCGAGCGCTATCTCTCTCAGCATCCCTATGTTCGAGAGTTATCACTGAACATCTTCAACCCTGGTGCCGGATCGGTGATTGCGGAGGCTCTGCTATCGCTCCAGCAGAAGCGCGAGCATGCCGATTTGCGCTATGACGTGCGGCTCTTTACCACCGATCCCGACTCACCTGTTTTGGGCGAGGCTCTTGAGTCGATGGTCCGTCCCGGAGCCACGGTAAACGAGGCCGCCGACGCATTTGCGACCTCAACGGGCAGCCATCTGTTCTCCAAACTGAACTTGGCCAAGCACCCCCTGAATGAATTCCATGCAAATTCCAAGGAGTTCCCGGCCCACATCAGTGTTCTTCTGGATGTGTTTCCCGCCGAGGAGCTTTCCATTGCAGAGAAGCCGATGGGCGTGACCCCACTGCATGGGCTGATACAGGACTTTGACACTGAATTCGTTGATGACGATTCGGGAACCTTCTGGAACAAGCGGCCGATTGTCGGGCGCTCCCTCGGCGCGGACAACCATGCGGCGTGCTTCGATTTGCTGTCGTCCCTGAGCCGACACCTCTGCTTTGCTACCTCAGCGGTTGCTGCTTCTGGTGCCAGCTTCAAAGCTGTGCCTGTGGTGACCCTTGGCCTCGATGTGGCCCAACGAGAACTGATCTACGAGGTTCACCAGATCAGCGATTGGGTGTTCACCATCGACCGAAATATGGGGATTGAGTTCTTCGACCACGGCGGCCGGAAGAACAGACCGGACTATCTGATTGACTATGTGCCGGGAGCCAGCTCCCAGGCGACACACAACCTGATCATCTCGTCGCGCTCGAACGATGAACTGGAGGCGATGCTGAAGCCGGTGCTGCTTGAGCATGGCTTGTCCGCCGACGGCGAGCAGTCGGTTCAGATCCTGGCAAATCTGCGGTCGCTGTCCGGTCAACTAGCGCTCAAGCTGATTTCTGCTCGCACACAACAGGCGGAGGCACTTGGTCTGGCTTTGGCTCGGCTCTACCTCGAATATCAGGGCGCATTGAGCAATCAGGTCATTGTGCCGTTGGATGCGCACACGGACCTTTACCGCTCAAGCGGTGAGTCAGACGATGTCAATGATGCAATCAGTCTGCAACGCACCGACTTGGGATTGTTCGACTTGGATTTGAACACCAGAACGATCACTTGCAACCTGGTCGAGGTGAAATGCTATTCGCAAGTGGGCGACTTTGCGGCCTTCAACCAACTGAAGGAGCGGATTTCCGCCCAGATCAATCAGAGCGAGCGCATCCTCCAGCGCCACTTTGACCCGGCCTTGAAGAAGCCCGACCGGCCGGATAGGTTGCTCAAGAGCCGGGAGTTGGCTCAGATCCTTCGTTTCTATCTAGAGCGCTCACTACGTTACGGGATCTTTGATGCGACTGCTGCGCAGGAAGCACGAGGGCTACTTGAATCCATCGAGCAGGGCTACTCGCTTCAGTTCAGACGCTGCGCCCTGATCTTCGACTTCGACAAGACCGGAACCGAGGCCCCCGACAACGAGGTTGGCATTGAATTCCACCGCATCGGTAAGGATCTCATTCGCGCCTTACTGGAGAACTGCCGCAAGCCTGTTTCCGTCGAGATTGAGGAAGAACCGACCACACACCTTCTTAGCGAGCAGTTCATACCGAACGTGCCAAAACTTGAGACAGCGGCCTTTATCGCACCCAAGAGAGCGCGGTCAACGTCCTGGACGGTGGATGAGCTCTGGGACGATGATCCGGAGGTACCAATCACCGCGCCAGCACCCCCGGCCGCAGAGGGAGCACCTGCGCCTACTCACCAAGAGGCAGAAGAACAGGCGAGCCCTGTCGAGCCAACCCCTCCGTCTTCTATCGCTTCGGAAGTCGAAAAGGATGACGAACAACCTGCCGTGGCTGCCGTACCGGAAGCGCATGCTGAACCAGAGCATGGAGGGCACCCGGCGTCCGAGCCTGTGCCTCAAGCAGAGGC
The Pseudomonas triclosanedens DNA segment above includes these coding regions:
- the mads8 gene encoding methylation-associated defense system ATP-binding protein MAD8; the encoded protein is MSNAFTKLSQDKLNAAVACLLCPRIEAILGDRGPGHCMRVTDLDDEVMESVCKELRRTRPDGNIFILGSHDQEGQPFRVTSTKLVELRNPDANGELRQPLLVFIPTSLRTSAEDSFGVATFEELTFAGIYEDLIDSLLDRLPTTLVGHARDLLGILTEEEWLFADHVSRVRYLLTALENGIDGETLGASLYELTLIPDFKLFADPGMVNGKIRRNLGSVRSLMASHKSVRGRIADLGLSDKALESRLFTYFEKYDVQEPESWTPPIATDKSWWSISFDKWTFQEELSLDKVLLTVLETDLPVVQEDETDDQLSGLIGQQVLVPNDRRKMNVVFEVSPHPGKVSGLDHFTVQIISQNDGPVGKSKKVKAWTPNRLQCTTNLAKLNKIEFEEGWHFIRVMPWTADGDPIPLEADSASEGARRSYESEPFYVLPGGNIEEEPPQRAIPIEQSLEHARFRLQLTALGDERDPDDIAISGVAWAEGGRSKKTSRQETLHAKFGREGAVQIPLSRMLKTIEQRVLAEPKHPSGWRMQINLDTAEPPSEVGLTLPSSAAMASFLAAREEFFAAVRKDTAELIMQGLSFRDSERECLAYAESYLDLVRNLIRQAETTSGAERQQHLQALKNVLAVDSIHVILTDFGGRHREAVLVSPTHPLRALWLSSWVALGKDWIEKIKSGGKDHIPHVRSALLDGLVPSAYPVGIPVEDGRIFTPVDNLNAFWALYAPTTEENSRGLMAEICSALGLAEPSAAGSDISGQVIADKIERYLSQHPYVRELSLNIFNPGAGSVIAEALLSLQQKREHADLRYDVRLFTTDPDSPVLGEALESMVRPGATVNEAADAFATSTGSHLFSKLNLAKHPLNEFHANSKEFPAHISVLLDVFPAEELSIAEKPMGVTPLHGLIQDFDTEFVDDDSGTFWNKRPIVGRSLGADNHAACFDLLSSLSRHLCFATSAVAASGASFKAVPVVTLGLDVAQRELIYEVHQISDWVFTIDRNMGIEFFDHGGRKNRPDYLIDYVPGASSQATHNLIISSRSNDELEAMLKPVLLEHGLSADGEQSVQILANLRSLSGQLALKLISARTQQAEALGLALARLYLEYQGALSNQVIVPLDAHTDLYRSSGESDDVNDAISLQRTDLGLFDLDLNTRTITCNLVEVKCYSQVGDFAAFNQLKERISAQINQSERILQRHFDPALKKPDRPDRLLKSRELAQILRFYLERSLRYGIFDATAAQEARGLLESIEQGYSLQFRRCALIFDFDKTGTEAPDNEVGIEFHRIGKDLIRALLENCRKPVSVEIEEEPTTHLLSEQFIPNVPKLETAAFIAPKRARSTSWTVDELWDDDPEVPITAPAPPAAEGAPAPTHQEAEEQASPVEPTPPSSIASEVEKDDEQPAVAAVPEAHAEPEHGGHPASEPVPQAEACYDIMLGVNGDSPQYGLLGEVSGRKVALDLNHTHTISLFGVQGGGKSYTLGTVIEMASMPFQHINVLPSPLATVIFHYSPTQDYAPEFTSMINSNSVDEEIRVLRERYKANPEALKDVLILTPANKVDDRRAEYPDIEVKPIAFSASELKATHWKFLMGAIGSQSMYMRQINLIMRGLRDNLTLDALRAGIDNSGLSDHLKELAQTRLLFASEYINDNQRLQDLIRPGRLIIVDLRDEYIEKDEALGLFVVMLQIFSEATYQGGAFNKLVVFDEAHKYIENDDLVSGLVEVVREMRHKGTSIMVASQDPPSVPVSLIELSSQIIMHKFNSPAWLKHIQKANAALGELTSEKMSHLGAGEAYVWSSKASDDSFTRGAVRIKCRPRITQHGGSTKTAVANQQ